The genomic segment CTGTAGTAGAAAAATTGGAAAAAGCAAATACTGTGATGATTGGAAAGACCAATTTAGACGAGTTTGCCATGGGTTCGTCCACTGAGAATTCAGCATTTTTTCCAACTCATAACCCCTGGGATTTAGAGCGGGTTCCTGGAGGTTCTAGTGGTGGTTCGGCTGCGGCTGTTGCTTCGGGTGAAGCTGTGATTAGCCTGGGATCTGATACCGGTGGTTCAATTCGCCAACCGGCTGCATTTTGCGGAATTGTGGGAATGAAACCTACGTACGGTTTTGTTTCCCGGTATGGTCTGGTTGCTTTTGCATCCAGCCTGGATCAGATTGGACCTTTTACCAGAGATGTGACTGACTGTGCTCTGGTGATGAATTATCTGGCAGGTCATGATGATAGAGATTCTACATCAGCTTTAAAAGAACCCGAAGATTTTACTAAAGCACTTGTGGCAGATGTAAAGGGATTAAATATCGGAGTTCCTAAAGAATATTTCGGTGAAGGTATTGATACTGAAATTATAAATAAAATAAATGAATGTATTAAACTGTTGGTTAAATTAGGAGCAGATGCGGAAGAAGTTTCTATGCCTCATACAGAAGCTGCACTTCCAGCATATTATATCATTGCTCCTGCGGAAGCCAGTTCTAATCTGGCCAGATATGATGGAGTTCGTTATGGTTATCGGGCAGAAAATACTCGCGGTCTTTTAGATATGTATAATACTACTCGAAGTGAAGGTTTTGGGCCAGAGGTTAAACGCCGGATTATGTTAGGTACGTATGCCTTAAGTTCGGGTTATTATGATGCATATTATCTGAAGGCACAGAAGGTTCGTACCCTGATCAAGGATGATTTTGATCGGGCCTTCAGTAAATATGATGTCCTGATCTCTCCTACTACACCAACTACTGCTTTTAAATTGGGTGAAAATGTAGATAACCCATTAGCTATGTATATGAGTGATATCTGCACTGTGCCTATAAACCTGGCTGGTGTACCTGCTATCTCCATACCTGTAGGATTTGATTCCAATGGATTACCCATTGGCTTACAGATTATTGGTAAACATTTTGCTGAAGCTACCATCTTAAGAGTAGCTTATACCTTAGAACAGGAACTTAGAGTAAAGGATAAGCATCCTGTGCTGGGTTAGGGGGGAAAGAATGAAAGAAAAACTGGCCTTTGAAATCGTGAATGCGAAAGAAAAAGATCGCCAGTGGCTTATAAAATATGTATCTGAAAATTGGGGTTCATCAAAGATTGTTAGCCGGGGGAAAGTCCATCAGGTGGAAGAACTGCCTGCTCTTATAGCAAAAACCCTGGATGGTGAGTATGTTGGACTTTTATGTTATCGAATCGATAGTGATGAGTGTGAAGTAGTGGTATTGGAGAGTTTAAAAGAAAATTGCGGGGTTGGAACAGCTCTAATGGAGCGGGTTCAATCTATCGCAAAAGAGGCTCGTTGCAAGCGGGTCTGGTTGATTACTACCAATGATAATCTTCATGCTCTGAAGTTTTATCAAAAGCGGGGCTACAGCCTTGTGGCAGTATACCGTAATGCAGTAGAAGAAGCCCGACGGTTCAAACCCCAAATTCCTTTGATTGGCAATGATGGTATTCCCGTGCGCGATGAGATTGAGTTAGAGATGATACTTTGAGATATATTTAAAATAATGGAGGTGTTAATTATGCCTGAAGGTTTTGAAATAATCATCGGACTTGAGGTTCATGCCCAACTGGCAACAAAGTCCAAGATCTTTTGCGGATGCAGTACTGAATTTGGTGCAGAACCAAATGTGCATACCTGTCCGGTTTGTCTGGGAATGCCGGGTGTTTTACCTGTTTTGAATAAAAAAGCGGTAGAATATGCTGTTAAAGCTGGCCTTGCTTTGAACTGTGAAATTGCTTCTTTTAGTAAATTTGATCGTAAGAACTATTTCTATCCAGATTTGCCTAAGGCCTATCAGATCTCCCAATATGATCTACCTCTCTGCAAAAACGGTTATATAGATGTAGAAGATGATAATGGGGAGACTTTCCGGGTACGGATTAACAGGATTCATCTAGAAGAAGATGCAGGAAAACTGGTACACGGTACTGGAGCAAATATAACTGAATCTGACGCAGCACTGGTGGATTTAAATCGTGCTGGGGTACCGCTGATTGAGATTGTAACTGAGCCTGATATCCACAGTCCTGCCCAGGCAAGGGCTTATTTGATTACTCTCAAGTCCATTCTTAAATATCTGGGTGTATCTGATTGTAATATGGAAGAAGGTTCTTTAAGGGTTGATGCCAATGTTTCCATTAGACCTGTAGGTTCTAAAGAGTTTGGAACCAAAACTGAATTAAAGAATATGAACTCTTTTAAAGCATTGGAACGGGCTTTAGAGTATGAAGTTGAGCGACAGGCGGAAGTTATTAAGAGCGGTGGTAAGGTGGTTCAGGAGACCCGGACATGGGATGAGAAAGCCGGTAAAACTGTCTCTATGCGGAGTAAAGAAGAAGCTCATGATTATAGGTATTTTCCTGAACCTGACCTTGTGCCCATTAAACTGGATAGAGAATGGATTGAGGAGATTCGTGCATCCATTGGTGAACTGCCTAAAGAGAAAAAACAGCGATTTATTGAGCAATATGGTTTGCCTGAATATGATGCGGGTGTTCTGACTCAGGATAAGGCATTGGCCGACTTTTTTGAAGATGCTGCTAAAGAATATCATGATCCAAAAGCCGTATCAAATTGGGTCATGGGTGATTTCTTACGTCTGGTTAAGGAAGAGAATATTGATTATGGTGATTTGAAAATAACAGGTAGCCAGTTAGCAGAGATGTTGAAATTGATAGATAAAGGAACCATCTCCTCAAAGATTGCTAAAACTGTCTTTGAAGAGATGTTCAAGACAGGTAAGAATCCGAAGACTATTGTTGAGGAGAAAGGTTTAATCCAGATCAGTGATGAGAGTGTACTGGAAGGTATTGTACAAAAAGTTCTAGATGCCAATCCGCAGGCAATTGCTGATTATAAAGCCGGTAAAGATCGGGCCATCAAATTCCTCATGGGTCAGGTAATGAAAGAGACCCGGGGTAAGGCTAACCCACAATTGGTTAATAAGATACTCATGGAAAAATTGAATGCTTAAAGGAATGAGTGGATGATAGACAGGCCGATGAATGGGTCTGTCTATTGTTTTTAATAAATGGTTAAACTGCAAAAAGCTAATTTTTCGCTTCCTGAGAAATTTTTCGAATCATCTAAAGCTCGATTTCCGCCGAAATAAGGCTTCCTAATCAAAGGGCCCTCCTGGCCCTTGATTAGCTCATCACATCCTGGGATGAGGCCTTGCTTTGTCTGAAATCTCGCTAAGATGGTTTAGCGAAAAATTTTTATGTTGCTTAAAATAAGCTTTTTGCAATAAAGTCACTTTAAAATTTTCCAGGTAACCTTTTGGAGTATAATAAAATATAGAGAGGAAAATAAATTATCGGTGGAGAAATTTTAAAGAAAAAATCAGGCAGGGAGAAGAGAAAATGAGAGTTATAAGGGAAGATTTGTTTTTTGATTATCTTTATAACAAGTTAGTAAAAAGTGTAAAATTACGAATCGGTCAAGGGTGTAGTGGTGAATGTTCTTTTTGCAATATCCGTGAAAAAGAAGGAGAAGAAGTAATTTATCCTCCGGCAGATAAAATTAAAAAAGGATTACTTGAGCTGTGGGAGAGTGGGGTTAGACACCTTGATTTTATGGATGATACGTTCCTGTTAAATGGCGATGAAATGGGGAATATTTTAAGAAACTTGATGGAGAGGGGAGTCGGTTTTACTTTTTCTATTGTCAGTCCGGTAAAAACTCTCATTCGTAATCAAAAATATCTAACCCCCTTTAAACAATTGGGATTACGACGGATAACTTTGCGGGTGGAAAATTCCAATGAGGATGTTTTAAGTCGTTATAACATTAAAGCAACCAGGGCCGATAAGCAGTATGCGATTCAAATATTGCAGGCATTGCGGTTTCAGATTCACCTTCATTATATTCTTTTTGAACCTTTGACTACCCTTGAGCATTTGAGAAATGATTTTAATTTTCTCGAAAAATATAACCTATTGGGCCTTGTTCCTTTTACCGATATTCTTACTAGCTATCTGGATCTTGACAAAGATACTCCTATCAGTCGGGAATATGGGAATCGTCAGTTGATTAAACCATCTTCCAATTCACTGCTGCCGTATCAGATTTTTCAAAAGGAAGTAGAAGAGATATTTTACTGGCTTTTGTATTTTGAAAAGGAGTTTGGGAAGAGGTTTGAAGATATTTATAACAAGCTTTTACAGTTCAGAATAGATCTGGCAAAAGAAAAACCTAACTGGGCTTTGACGCATCAAGGCCAGGAACTGATGTATATTATATTGAAACTGAGAATGCTGCCATATGAGCTTTTTAAAGAGTTGTTAAACAGCAATAATGATCAGATTGCAGAAGGTGAAATGAGAAGAAAATGTGAAATAAAGCTTTCGGAGGTTGAGGAAAACTATAGGTGTTATCGAAAATGTTATAATTTATAGATTTAATTTTGACAGAAATAATGACTATTTTATTGATGTAAAAAATGGATAAGGAAAGTTTTACAAGAAAAACAGGAAAAATTAATACTAAAGGAGAATGAATATAATAGAAACGTTAAGATAGGTAAATATTTAGATAGCTAATGCAGTTATATTGTATTACACCCTTTAATAAAATTTAGTGAGGTATAAAATATGTTTTTTTTGGTACAATATAAAAAAGTTTAAAAGGGTATGATACAAATGAAAAGAAATTATTATTTTTTATGGAAAAATAGATTAGGGGGGGATGTATGTTTAAGTCCAGGTTAGGTAAAAATTCTTGGCTCTCCGTCAAATGTTGTGAAAGATAAGTTGGCTCTGTTGAATTGATTGATAAATTGATTTTGAAATAAACATTTAAATTTAATAACTTAACATTGAATTAAATACTCTTCTCCTTAGATTCATAACATTTGGAACACCATATCCGATCCTTTTGATCAATTTAATCTTGTTATTGATACCCTCAGCAAAGCCATTGGTTATCTTAGTCTTAAAATAATTTAGTATTTTTTCTTCCCATCTTTGTATTATCTTTTTTACCTGGTAAAAAGGTATCAGCTTGCTTTTTATTACTTCTTTATACCACCTTTTTAGAGCTCTGGTGGCTTCTTTTACATCATCTAGCTGCAATAAGTCTCTGAATTCCTCTTTTAATTCCCAGGCCTTTTCTAGAGCTGGACTGAGTTCAAATAATTCGATGAGCTTTTCATGTTCTTCGTCTGTCAGTTCCTCAGCTCGTTTTTGGAGTAATAAACGAATTTGAAAAAACTTTCTTCTCTGATGATTATTTAGTGTTTGTTGAACTTGTTTTCTAACTTCGTCAAGGGCTTTGTTCATTAAAGTTACAAGGTGAAATTTATCTATAACAATTTTTGCATGAGTAAATGCTGTATCTGCTACTGCTTTAAACGGACGCCACATATCCATAGAAATCGATTGAATTTGCCGTCTTTGTTCATCTTCCCAATAATTAAAGTAGTTAATTAAATCATCCTTTTTGCGGGTAGGTAAATGTCAATTAACTCCCGATTAATTGGATCTGTAATGCTAACTCCATATTTATGGCGTTTTAAAACTGCAAATTCATCGATACTGATGGCTTTTAATTGACTAAGTTTTGAAAGTTGTTGTTCAATGAGAGGGTCAATTACTTTTTTAACTGCATTATTAACAGCTGTATAACTTAACCCGTTTTCTCTAGCAACTTTAGAATAATCCTTGCTGACAGTTTCTTTAGCAAGACATTTATCAAAGCGTTTGGTATTACGGGCATATTTATCAATACTTTCATATTTTTCAGGGATGCCCCTTTTATGACAATAAGGACAACGATATCTTTTCTTTAGAAGTCTAATGATTACTAGTTTACCTCTTATGGGGATGTCTCTAATATTTTGCCATTTTGTATCATGGATTTTATTAGTGATATTACCACACTGAGGACACACAATGTGATTTTTCTTTGCTTCAGCGATAAAAATATATCTGTCCTCCGTTGAAATAATTTCAGTTGCAATAATGTCTGGCAAATCAAGAAATTTTATGATATTATTATCTTGCATTTGCTGGGCTCCTTTCTTTGGTTTTTAGTTCGCAACTAATTAATTCAACGGGGCCAGCAAATGCCTTTTTATTTTTTATAATTTTTTCTTCACAACATTAATTATAGACCCAAAAGTATTTGGGGAAAGAATACGGTTTTATAGAAATATATAGTTATAAAAAAATTGTAGATTTATTGGAGGGAAATGAGATAGATAATTAAAATTAGCTATTCTATAATTTGTCTTTGTAACAATACTGTCAGGGTATTGCTTTTTATTATGAACTTTTTTAAGATTTTTTAAATAGAAATAATGTGTGTTTGGCAAGATAAAAATTCTGCATTTGACCATATTTTTTTCCAGCATCCTCATTTCCAACATTAATACTTAATGGTAGAGTGTTTAATCTGCAATTTTCTCCTATAAATATCAAAAGATAGCTATGATGTATAAATCTGTTAATTATTACATTTGTCATTCTTTCATCGTAAAATATATTTATCCATTTGCTGAATTCCAGATTGGTTGTTATTATAAGGCTCCTTTTTTCATAGCATTTTGCTATAACTTGAAAGAGCAGCTGGACTCCTTCTCTATCTAAAGGAATATACCCCCATTCATCGCAGATTAACAACTCTGTCTTTTGAATCTGCTTAAGAAACTTATTCAATTTACCTTCAGTTTTTGCTTCTATTAGATGATTCACCAAGGTTGCTGTCCTGTAAAACTTAACCTTCATTCCTCTATTACATGCTTCAATACCAATCGCTGTTGCCAGATGGTTTTGCCAGAAATTCCTTATGAGTATCTGCAATAATTTGTGGATAATTTCTTACTATGCTTTTGCCCAGTCTCAATTGCTTGCAATACTCTGCTATTAATTGTTTTATTCTACACATATCCTTTCCATAGGAGGTGATCATAAACCGATATGTCTGTGCGGTATGATGCTAATTTCGGGATATCATCAGATGATTTAATATCTTCGTATTGATTTTTTGTCCTATATCATATATAATATAAATGAGTAATTGTTTTAAATAACTTTTTCTCATTTTATCAGCACCCTTTTTTGTTTGTGGTAAAACAATTATAAAAAGGATGCTTTTATTTTACAAATTTTTCTTCAATAATTTCCAATAAAAAATGAAAAATCTAAAATTCATAATGATTCTTAACAACTTCTTATAAATCAACGGGCTATCGTCCTAAAAAATTTTCAAGTGCTAAAATTTTGTAAGGAAGGTAATTGGACGAGATATTATGTGATTTTAATTTCTATGGATTTAAAGAATATTCAAGACTTATAGGAGGAAATTTATGTCATCAAAATTATACTTTTCTATGTACCATTATGTCCGCGATTTAAAAAATAGTCGTTTTCCCAAAATTAAAGGTTTAGATTAAGCAACAATTGGAATTTTTCAAACAGAATTTCAATGTAGTTACAATGGAAGAAGTGATTGCAGCTTATAAAGAAAGTTATGACCTTCC from the Anoxybacter fermentans genome contains:
- the gatA gene encoding Asp-tRNA(Asn)/Glu-tRNA(Gln) amidotransferase subunit GatA, whose amino-acid sequence is MALYFKTAHELRDMIWNREISVEELINAQFERIEEVEDKVKSYVTLNKEGALKKARELDEVIGRGEELGDLTGIPIAIKDNICTKGIRTTCSSRILENFIPPYNATVVEKLEKANTVMIGKTNLDEFAMGSSTENSAFFPTHNPWDLERVPGGSSGGSAAAVASGEAVISLGSDTGGSIRQPAAFCGIVGMKPTYGFVSRYGLVAFASSLDQIGPFTRDVTDCALVMNYLAGHDDRDSTSALKEPEDFTKALVADVKGLNIGVPKEYFGEGIDTEIINKINECIKLLVKLGADAEEVSMPHTEAALPAYYIIAPAEASSNLARYDGVRYGYRAENTRGLLDMYNTTRSEGFGPEVKRRIMLGTYALSSGYYDAYYLKAQKVRTLIKDDFDRAFSKYDVLISPTTPTTAFKLGENVDNPLAMYMSDICTVPINLAGVPAISIPVGFDSNGLPIGLQIIGKHFAEATILRVAYTLEQELRVKDKHPVLG
- a CDS encoding GNAT family N-acetyltransferase is translated as MKEKLAFEIVNAKEKDRQWLIKYVSENWGSSKIVSRGKVHQVEELPALIAKTLDGEYVGLLCYRIDSDECEVVVLESLKENCGVGTALMERVQSIAKEARCKRVWLITTNDNLHALKFYQKRGYSLVAVYRNAVEEARRFKPQIPLIGNDGIPVRDEIELEMIL
- the gatB gene encoding Asp-tRNA(Asn)/Glu-tRNA(Gln) amidotransferase subunit GatB, with translation MPEGFEIIIGLEVHAQLATKSKIFCGCSTEFGAEPNVHTCPVCLGMPGVLPVLNKKAVEYAVKAGLALNCEIASFSKFDRKNYFYPDLPKAYQISQYDLPLCKNGYIDVEDDNGETFRVRINRIHLEEDAGKLVHGTGANITESDAALVDLNRAGVPLIEIVTEPDIHSPAQARAYLITLKSILKYLGVSDCNMEEGSLRVDANVSIRPVGSKEFGTKTELKNMNSFKALERALEYEVERQAEVIKSGGKVVQETRTWDEKAGKTVSMRSKEEAHDYRYFPEPDLVPIKLDREWIEEIRASIGELPKEKKQRFIEQYGLPEYDAGVLTQDKALADFFEDAAKEYHDPKAVSNWVMGDFLRLVKEENIDYGDLKITGSQLAEMLKLIDKGTISSKIAKTVFEEMFKTGKNPKTIVEEKGLIQISDESVLEGIVQKVLDANPQAIADYKAGKDRAIKFLMGQVMKETRGKANPQLVNKILMEKLNA
- a CDS encoding radical SAM protein, with translation MRVIREDLFFDYLYNKLVKSVKLRIGQGCSGECSFCNIREKEGEEVIYPPADKIKKGLLELWESGVRHLDFMDDTFLLNGDEMGNILRNLMERGVGFTFSIVSPVKTLIRNQKYLTPFKQLGLRRITLRVENSNEDVLSRYNIKATRADKQYAIQILQALRFQIHLHYILFEPLTTLEHLRNDFNFLEKYNLLGLVPFTDILTSYLDLDKDTPISREYGNRQLIKPSSNSLLPYQIFQKEVEEIFYWLLYFEKEFGKRFEDIYNKLLQFRIDLAKEKPNWALTHQGQELMYIILKLRMLPYELFKELLNSNNDQIAEGEMRRKCEIKLSEVEENYRCYRKCYNL
- a CDS encoding ISL3 family transposase → MNYFNYWEDEQRRQIQSISMDMWRPFKAVADTAFTHAKIVIDKFHLVTLMNKALDEVRKQVQQTLNNHQRRKFFQIRLLLQKRAEELTDEEHEKLIELFELSPALEKAWELKEEFRDLLQLDDVKEATRALKRWYKEVIKSKLIPFYQVKKIIQRWEEKILNYFKTKITNGFAEGINNKIKLIKRIGYGVPNVMNLRRRVFNSMLSY
- a CDS encoding transposase family protein, with translation MQDNNIIKFLDLPDIIATEIISTEDRYIFIAEAKKNHIVCPQCGNITNKIHDTKWQNIRDIPIRGKLVIIRLLKKRYRCPYCHKRGIPEKYESIDKYARNTKRFDKCLAKETVSKDYSKVARENGLSYTAVNNAVKKVIDPLIEQQLSKLSQLKAISIDEFAVLKRHKYGVSITDPINRELIDIYLPAKRMI